A genomic window from Cinclus cinclus chromosome 5, bCinCin1.1, whole genome shotgun sequence includes:
- the NPY5R gene encoding neuropeptide Y receptor type 5, protein MDLGFKDRNNRTHTKNTSAATKNFSAWEDYRSSVDDMQYFLIGLYTLISLAGFVGNLLILTALLKCKQKTVINILIGNLAFSDILVVLFCSPFTLTSVLLDQWMFGTVMCHVMPFLQCASVLVSTLMLISIAAVRYRMIKYPLSSNLTAKQGYFLIVIIWAFGFTICSPLPVFHKTVDLSKTLSLEGLENRLLCIEAWPSDSYRIAFTIALLLMQYILPLACLTASHTSVCRSIGARLANKENKFEEKEMINLTLHPSKSTGIQVQPSRYSRWSCAFGRRHHRRYSRKTSSVMPAISRHHQDTHSRDLPETSDTEKSQLFSSSKFIPGIPICFEMKPEENTEIQNMITVSQSIIRIKTRSRRVFCRLTVLILVFGFSWMPLHLFHIVTDFNATLISNRHFKLVYCICHLLGMMSCCLNPILYGFLNNSIKADLMSLIPCCQIP, encoded by the coding sequence ATGGATTTAGGATTCAAAGACCGTAACAACAGGACACATACCAAGAACACCTCTGCTGCAACAAAGAATTTTTCTGCCTGGGAAGACTATAGGAGTAGTGTTGATGACATGCAGTACTTTCTTATTGGGCTGTACACACTTATAAGTCTGGCTGGCTTTGTGGGAAATCTGCTTATACTAACAGCCCTACTTAAGTGCAAGCAGAAGACAGTAATAAACATTCTCATTGGAAACTTGGCCTTTTCTGACATCTTGGTTGTGCTGTTTTGTTCACCTTTCACGCTGACGTCCGTCCTGCTTGACCAATGGATGTTTGGCACTGTCATGTGCCATGTAATGCCCTTCCTCCAGTGTGCGTCAGTCCTAGTTTCAACTTTGATGTTAATATCTATTGCTGCAGTCAGGTACCGTATGATAAAGTACCCGCTCTCTAGCAATCTCACAGCAAAACAAGGCTATTTCTTAATAGTGATCATTTGGGCCTTTGGCTTCACAATTTGCTCCCCTCTGCCAGTTTTCCATAAAACCGTGGACCTCAGCAAAACTCTCAGTTTAGAGGGACTGGAGAACAGGCTGTTGTGCATCGAGGCGTGGCCTTCTGATTCCTACAGGATTGCCTTCACAATAGCTTTGCTGCTCATGCAGTACATCCTGCCGCTGGCGTGCCTGACTGCCAGTCACACCAGCGTCTGCAGGAGCATAGGTGCTAGGCTGgcaaacaaggaaaacaagttTGAAGAAAAGGAGATGATAAACCTAACTCTTCATCCCTCTAAGAGCACTGGCATACAGGTTCAACCCTCCAGATATTCCAGGTGGAGCTGTGCCTTTGGCAGAAGGCACCACAGAAGATACAGTAGAAAGACTTCAAGTGTGATGCCAGCTATTTCAAGGCATCATCAGGATACTCATTCCAGAGATCTCCCAGAAACCTCTGACACAGAAAAAAGCCAGCTCTTTTCCTCCAGTAAATTCATCCCTGGGATCCCTATCTGTTTTGAAAtgaaaccagaagaaaatacagagatCCAGAACATGATTACAGTATCCCAGTCCATCATCAGAATTAAGACAAGATCAAGGAGGGTTTTTTGCAGACTGACAGTGCTAATACTAGTTTTTGGCTTCAGTTGGATGCCTCTTCACCTTTTCCACATTGTGACAGATTTTAATGCCACTCTCATTTCCAACAGGCACTTTAAATTAGTATATTGCATATGCCATTTGTTGGGTATGATGTCCTGCTGCTTGAATCCCATTCTCTATGGGTTTCTTAACAACAGCATAAAAGCTGATTTAATGTCCCTTATTCCGTGCTGCCAAATACCATGA